A single Rhizobium sp. NRK18 DNA region contains:
- a CDS encoding hydantoinase B/oxoprolinase family protein produces MSNQWDFWIDRGGTFTDIIGRDPDGKLHARKMLSENPEAYRDAAVAGIRTLLGLVAGEPIPAGLINEVRMGTTVATNALLERKGTQVALITTRGFRDALAIGYQARADIFARDIRKPERLYNRVLEIDERVLTDGTIETALDDDAVRTALAALKRDGYDALSIVFMHAYRHPDHERRVAEIARDVGFGQISVSHEISPLVKFVGRGDTTVVDAYLSPVLRRYVAQVAEELELDRTGTRLLFMMSSGGLTSASLFQGKDAILSGPAGGVVALAQTGVNAGFPNVIGFDMGGTSTDVAHYAGEYERAFETEVAGVRIRAPMMQIHTVAAGGGSILHYDGSRFTVGPDSAGANPGPKCYRRGGPLTVTDANVMTGKLNPALFPPIFGPHQDQPLDLDAVRKAFADLAADIGDGRSPEAVAEGFLKIAVANMAEAVKKISVARGYDVTRYVLNAFGGASGQHACLVADALGMKKVLAHPFSGLLSAYGMGLADVRALRQGSIEVPLASAIATIARTATPLCADAIRELEGQGIAGEKISVNVTALVRYAGTDTTLEIPVCSMPALAASESEIAKADPRKMKTAFEVVHAARFGFNDETKEIVVEAVSVEAVGGGSSPEVGTDSKASSTIPDVSGRTRFYSAGAWQDAAVYHRENLSAGHTIDGPALLIEANQTIIIEPGWQAHLTSADNLVLDRVVALPARQAAGTEADPVMLEIFNNLFMSIAEQMGLTLQNTAYSVNIKERLDFSCAVFDADGALVANAPHMPVHLGSMDRSVQAIIRGNAEFHPGDVYAINAPYNGGTHLPDITVCTPVFDDQGKSVLFWVASRGHHADVGGTAPGSMSPTARTIEEEGVYIDNFKLVDKGRFREAELRDLLTGARYPVRNVVQNIADLKAQIAANNRGVSEMRKAISEFGLDVVTAYMGHVQDNAEESVRRALEKLDDCEFTYPLDQGSEIRVKITVDRQAREATVDFTGTSGQRDDNFNAPEPVTRAAVLYVFRMIVDGQIPMNAGCLRPVRIVVPEASMLSPQYPAAVVAGNVEVSQAVTNCLFGALEALSSAQGTMNNLTFGNETYQYYETICSGAPAGPGFNGADAVHTHMTNSRLTDPEILELRYPVVLEDFHIRDGSGGKGRWSAGDGTSRTIRFLERMDCSILSGHRKIRPFGLKGGEAGECGRNLIRRKDGRIEEQPGCTYTEIEADEAVTIITPTGGGYGIAGTPQAETE; encoded by the coding sequence ATGAGCAATCAATGGGACTTCTGGATCGACCGGGGCGGCACGTTTACGGACATCATTGGTCGCGATCCCGACGGCAAGCTGCACGCCCGCAAGATGCTATCCGAAAATCCGGAAGCCTATCGCGACGCGGCTGTCGCCGGCATCCGCACCCTGCTGGGTCTGGTGGCAGGCGAGCCCATTCCTGCCGGCCTCATCAACGAGGTCCGCATGGGCACGACAGTCGCCACCAATGCGCTCCTGGAGCGCAAGGGGACACAGGTCGCGCTGATCACCACCCGCGGCTTTCGTGATGCTCTGGCGATCGGCTACCAGGCGCGCGCAGACATTTTCGCCCGCGACATCCGCAAGCCGGAACGTCTCTATAACCGCGTCCTGGAAATCGATGAACGTGTTCTGACAGACGGAACCATCGAGACAGCTCTGGACGATGATGCGGTTCGCACCGCCCTGGCAGCGCTGAAACGCGACGGCTACGACGCGCTCTCCATCGTCTTCATGCATGCCTATCGCCATCCGGACCATGAACGGCGCGTCGCCGAAATCGCCCGCGACGTCGGGTTCGGCCAGATTTCCGTCAGCCACGAGATTTCGCCACTCGTCAAATTTGTCGGGCGTGGCGACACGACGGTGGTCGACGCCTACCTGTCTCCGGTCCTGCGCCGCTACGTCGCGCAGGTCGCAGAAGAGCTCGAACTCGACCGCACCGGCACGCGCCTCCTGTTCATGATGTCGTCCGGAGGACTGACGTCAGCAAGCCTCTTCCAAGGCAAGGATGCCATTCTTTCCGGACCGGCCGGCGGTGTCGTCGCACTTGCGCAGACCGGTGTGAATGCGGGTTTCCCGAACGTCATCGGTTTCGATATGGGCGGCACCTCCACCGACGTCGCGCATTATGCCGGTGAATATGAACGCGCCTTCGAAACCGAAGTTGCCGGCGTGCGTATCAGGGCGCCGATGATGCAGATCCATACGGTGGCAGCCGGCGGCGGCTCGATCCTCCACTATGACGGCTCCCGCTTCACGGTCGGCCCGGATTCAGCCGGCGCCAATCCCGGCCCCAAATGCTACCGCCGCGGCGGACCGTTGACTGTGACCGACGCCAACGTCATGACCGGCAAGCTGAACCCCGCCCTCTTCCCACCGATCTTCGGGCCGCACCAGGATCAGCCGCTCGATCTCGACGCCGTGCGGAAAGCCTTCGCCGACCTTGCCGCGGATATCGGAGATGGCCGTTCGCCGGAAGCCGTTGCGGAAGGTTTCCTGAAGATCGCGGTCGCCAACATGGCGGAGGCGGTGAAGAAGATCTCCGTCGCCCGCGGCTATGACGTGACCCGTTATGTGCTGAATGCCTTCGGTGGCGCCAGCGGTCAGCATGCCTGCCTAGTCGCCGATGCACTCGGGATGAAGAAGGTGCTTGCACACCCCTTCTCCGGCCTGCTTTCCGCCTACGGCATGGGGCTCGCCGACGTGCGCGCGCTACGCCAGGGGTCAATCGAAGTTCCGCTGGCCTCCGCTATCGCCACTATCGCCAGGACCGCGACGCCCCTCTGCGCCGACGCAATCCGGGAGCTTGAAGGGCAAGGCATTGCCGGGGAAAAGATCAGCGTCAACGTGACGGCTCTGGTCCGATATGCCGGCACGGATACCACCCTCGAGATACCTGTCTGCAGCATGCCTGCGCTTGCCGCCTCCGAAAGCGAGATCGCCAAGGCCGATCCCCGCAAGATGAAGACGGCATTTGAAGTGGTCCATGCGGCCCGCTTCGGCTTCAACGATGAAACAAAGGAAATCGTCGTCGAGGCCGTCTCCGTCGAGGCTGTCGGTGGCGGTTCTTCGCCGGAAGTCGGCACGGACAGCAAGGCGAGCTCCACCATTCCGGACGTATCCGGTCGGACCCGCTTCTATTCTGCAGGCGCCTGGCAGGACGCGGCGGTCTATCATCGGGAAAACCTCTCGGCCGGGCATACGATCGACGGACCGGCGCTGCTGATCGAGGCCAACCAGACGATCATTATCGAGCCCGGCTGGCAGGCTCACCTGACCTCCGCCGACAACTTGGTGCTCGATCGCGTTGTCGCATTGCCGGCAAGACAGGCAGCCGGAACCGAGGCCGACCCGGTAATGCTGGAGATATTCAACAATCTCTTCATGTCGATTGCCGAACAGATGGGCCTGACGCTGCAGAACACCGCCTATTCGGTCAACATCAAGGAGCGCCTCGACTTCTCCTGCGCGGTTTTCGACGCCGATGGAGCACTCGTCGCCAATGCCCCGCATATGCCCGTGCATCTCGGGTCGATGGACCGCTCCGTCCAGGCGATCATCCGTGGCAATGCCGAATTCCATCCGGGCGACGTCTACGCGATCAATGCCCCCTATAACGGCGGCACGCATTTGCCGGATATAACCGTCTGCACGCCGGTCTTCGACGATCAGGGCAAATCGGTGCTCTTCTGGGTCGCCTCCCGCGGCCATCATGCCGATGTCGGCGGCACGGCGCCGGGTTCGATGTCGCCCACGGCGCGTACCATCGAGGAAGAAGGCGTCTACATCGACAACTTCAAGCTGGTCGACAAGGGCCGCTTCCGCGAGGCCGAACTGCGCGACCTTCTGACAGGCGCCCGCTATCCGGTTCGCAATGTCGTCCAGAATATCGCCGACCTGAAGGCGCAGATCGCCGCCAACAATCGCGGTGTCTCGGAAATGCGCAAGGCGATCTCCGAATTCGGCCTCGACGTCGTGACCGCCTATATGGGCCACGTTCAGGATAACGCCGAAGAAAGCGTTCGCCGGGCTCTGGAAAAGCTCGACGACTGCGAATTCACATATCCGCTGGATCAGGGCTCCGAAATCCGGGTCAAGATCACCGTGGACCGGCAGGCGCGCGAGGCGACGGTCGATTTCACCGGGACTTCCGGCCAGCGCGACGACAATTTCAATGCGCCGGAACCGGTGACCCGGGCCGCCGTTCTCTACGTCTTCCGGATGATCGTCGACGGCCAGATACCGATGAATGCAGGCTGCCTGCGCCCTGTCCGCATCGTAGTACCGGAAGCAAGCATGTTGTCGCCGCAATATCCTGCGGCGGTGGTCGCCGGCAATGTCGAGGTCAGCCAGGCGGTCACCAACTGCCTGTTCGGGGCGCTGGAAGCATTGTCTTCGGCCCAGGGAACGATGAACAACCTGACGTTCGGCAACGAAACCTACCAGTACTACGAGACCATATGTTCCGGTGCTCCGGCGGGGCCTGGCTTCAATGGCGCCGATGCGGTTCATACCCACATGACCAATTCGCGGCTGACCGACCCGGAAATCCTCGAATTGCGCTATCCGGTGGTACTCGAGGACTTCCATATTCGCGACGGATCCGGCGGCAAGGGCCGGTGGAGCGCGGGCGACGGCACAAGCCGCACCATCCGCTTCCTGGAGAGGATGGACTGCTCGATCCTCTCCGGCCACCGCAAGATAAGGCCTTTCGGCCTGAAAGGCGGAGAAGCCGGCGAATGCGGCCGCAATCTGATCCGGCGCAAGGACGGCCGGATCGAGGAGCAGCCCGGTTGCACCTACACGGAGATCGAAGCGGACGAAGCCGTCACCATCATCACGCCGACCGGCGGTGGTTATGGCATCGCAGGAACGCCGCAGGCTGAAACGGAGTAA
- a CDS encoding TRAP transporter substrate-binding protein, protein MKLKTIMMSIAAGTIMSGVAIAEDLPKTELTIVGGLSNLTAYQDFEVPFWTKTIPEKSNGAVTATIKGFNDMGLKGPELMRLMSQGVVPFGTATLSYFASDNPINEAIDLPGLAPDAATARKVTEDFKPVYEKFYGEGSKVKVLGISTYPAQVIFCNADIKGLADLAGKKVRTSSRTQAEFVEAFGGSSVTMAFGEVVPALQNKVVDCAITGSLSGYSAKWYEVSTHLLALPINWNQQVHAVNQKVWDSIDPKVQTFLQENINELVDQIWSAAATQTQEGYDCNTGAAACTRDVKGKMTLVVPSDEDKALLAKTLKEKILPQWAARCSADCVASFNDTIGKDFNLTASK, encoded by the coding sequence ATGAAACTCAAGACCATCATGATGTCGATCGCAGCCGGCACAATAATGTCCGGCGTAGCCATTGCCGAAGATCTGCCGAAGACCGAACTGACCATTGTCGGCGGCCTCAGCAACCTGACCGCATACCAGGATTTCGAAGTTCCATTCTGGACCAAGACCATACCGGAAAAGTCGAACGGTGCCGTCACTGCGACGATCAAGGGCTTCAACGACATGGGTCTCAAGGGCCCGGAGCTCATGCGGCTGATGTCCCAGGGCGTCGTGCCGTTTGGCACCGCGACCCTCTCCTACTTCGCCAGCGACAACCCCATCAACGAGGCGATCGACCTGCCGGGTCTCGCGCCTGATGCGGCGACCGCCCGCAAGGTCACGGAAGACTTCAAGCCGGTCTACGAGAAGTTCTACGGCGAAGGCTCCAAGGTGAAGGTGCTCGGCATCTCCACCTATCCGGCCCAGGTGATCTTCTGCAACGCCGACATCAAGGGTCTGGCCGATCTTGCGGGCAAGAAGGTCCGCACATCGAGCCGCACCCAAGCGGAATTCGTCGAGGCATTCGGCGGTTCGAGCGTCACCATGGCCTTCGGTGAAGTCGTGCCGGCCCTTCAGAACAAGGTCGTCGATTGCGCCATCACCGGCTCGCTCTCCGGATATTCGGCAAAGTGGTACGAAGTCTCGACCCATCTTCTGGCACTGCCGATCAACTGGAACCAGCAGGTCCACGCCGTAAACCAGAAGGTTTGGGACAGCATCGACCCGAAGGTTCAGACATTCCTGCAGGAAAACATCAACGAGCTCGTCGACCAGATCTGGAGCGCTGCGGCCACCCAGACGCAGGAAGGCTATGACTGCAATACGGGTGCTGCGGCCTGCACTCGCGACGTCAAGGGCAAGATGACCCTCGTCGTGCCGAGTGACGAGGACAAGGCCCTCCTCGCCAAGACCTTGAAGGAAAAGATCCTGCCGCAATGGGCTGCGCGCTGCTCGGCTGACTGCGTCGCAAGCTTCAATGATACCATTGGCAAGGACTTCAACCTCACTGCGTCGAAGTAA
- a CDS encoding LysR family transcriptional regulator gives MIDLRNVETFYWAAALGSLRAASEKLGTTQPAISQRIASLEISLGVRLFERAARGVKLTAKGHELLVHAERMIQARNDIVQAAKEKSGISGRFHLGVAETIVQTWLPRLIAEVYAAYPALTIDIEVETSDNLQNLLMSRRIGLAFLMGPVLEARVENRPLCSYPLAWVARADADFGPEPVPLEQIASQPIVTYGSSSAPYRQVRDMLRRSGISSPRMVGSASLSMIVRMVLDGIGTAVITPSFLSNELDNHSLKVVKVNADPLLDLNFTASWVDGPDAQAARVIARIAEQVASDDELNRR, from the coding sequence GTGATTGACCTGCGTAACGTGGAAACCTTCTACTGGGCGGCCGCGCTCGGCAGTCTCCGTGCGGCCTCCGAAAAGCTCGGCACCACACAACCAGCCATTTCCCAAAGGATAGCATCGCTCGAAATATCGCTCGGAGTGCGCCTGTTTGAGCGCGCGGCCCGCGGGGTCAAGCTGACCGCCAAGGGTCATGAGCTATTGGTCCATGCCGAGCGAATGATCCAGGCACGAAATGACATTGTCCAGGCGGCAAAGGAAAAGTCGGGGATCAGTGGCCGCTTCCATCTCGGCGTCGCCGAAACGATCGTGCAAACCTGGCTGCCGCGGTTGATCGCGGAGGTCTATGCAGCCTATCCGGCGCTGACAATCGATATCGAGGTCGAGACCAGCGACAATCTCCAGAACCTGCTGATGAGCCGCCGCATCGGACTTGCCTTCCTGATGGGGCCGGTGCTGGAAGCGCGCGTCGAAAACCGGCCCCTGTGTTCCTATCCGCTCGCCTGGGTGGCTCGCGCTGACGCCGATTTTGGCCCTGAACCCGTCCCCCTGGAACAAATCGCATCGCAACCGATCGTCACTTATGGCTCGAGCAGCGCCCCCTACCGGCAGGTCAGGGACATGCTCCGACGCTCCGGCATTTCCTCGCCACGCATGGTCGGCAGCGCTTCGCTTTCCATGATCGTCAGAATGGTTCTGGATGGAATTGGCACCGCGGTCATCACGCCCAGCTTTCTTTCCAATGAACTCGACAATCACTCTCTCAAGGTCGTCAAGGTGAATGCGGACCCGTTGCTGGATCTGAACTTCACCGCCTCCTGGGTCGATGGTCCGGACGCGCAAGCTGCCAGAGTCATTGCCAGAATTGCCGAACAGGTCGCCTCCGATGATGAATTGAATCGACGGTAG